A window from Manis javanica isolate MJ-LG chromosome 10, MJ_LKY, whole genome shotgun sequence encodes these proteins:
- the LOC108407147 gene encoding olfactory receptor 6C2-like: MKNHSAITFILLGLTDDPHLQVFLSVFLFLTYIFTVAGNLIIVLTLVDFHLKTPMYFFLRNFSILEIVLTTVCVLRFLYSMTTGDRRVTFNTCAVQLYFFILTGAGEFFLLTAMSYDRYVAICKPLHYTTIMSDSVCTILVLLCWLIGLIVILPPLSLGVQLDFCNSNLVDHFACDAFPLLKIMCSDTQFIEQLALVMAVLTLIFTLVCVAVSYTYIIKTILRLPSAQQRKKAFSTCSSHMIVVSITYGSSIFIYMKPAKEGVAMNKVVSLLNTSVIPLMNPFIYTLRNKQVKQAFKDSIKKMAFLSKN, from the coding sequence ATGAAAAATCATTCTGCAATAACATTCATTCTACTTGGATTAACAGATGACCCACATCTAcaggtttttctttcagtatttctgtTTCTCACCTACATTTTCACTGTTGCTGGAAATCTCATCATTGTGCTCACTCTGGTGGACTTTCACCTTAAAacacccatgtactttttccttcgGAATTTCTCCATCTTAGAAATAGTACTTACAACTGTCTGTGTTCTTCGATTCCTGTATAGCATGACAACTGGGGACAGAAGGGTTACCTTTAACACTTGTGCTGTCcaattatattttttcatcctAACTGGGGCAGGAGAATTTTTTCTCCTAActgccatgtcctatgaccgctacgtggccatctgcaagcccctGCACTACACCACCATCATGAGTGACAGCGTTTGCACCATTCTTGTCCTTTTGTGTTGGCTGATTGGGTTAATTGTCATACTCCCCCCACTTAGCCTAGGAGTTCAGCTGGATTTCTGTAACTCCAATCTCGTTGACCATTTTGCCTGTGATGCATTTCCTCTTCTGAAGATTATGTGCTCAGACACTCAATTTATagagcagcttgccctcgtcatGGCTGTGCTGACCCTCATTTTCACATTAGTCTGTGTAGCTGTGTCCTACACATACATCATCAAGACTATTTTAAGACTCCCTTCAGCTCAGCAAAGGAAAAAAGCTTTCTCCACCTGTTCTTCCCACATGATTGTAGTTTCCATCACCTATGGAAGTAGCATcttcatttatatgaaaccaGCAAAGGAAGGCGTGGCCATGAATAAGGTGGTGTCATTGCTCAACACGTCAGTCATCCCTCTGATGAACCCTTTCATTTATACTCTACGGAACAAGCAAGTCAAACAAGCCTTCAAGGACTCAATAAAAAAGATGGCCTTTCTTTCAAAGAATTAG
- the LOC140843765 gene encoding olfactory receptor 6C70-like, whose translation MRNHSMQTKFILLGLTDNPELQIVVFLFLFFTYIFSVTGNLTIIILTLLDSHLKTPMYFFLRNFSLLEISFTTVCIPRFLVSLVTKDRTISYMSCMTQLFFFIFLGVTEFYLLAAMSYDRYVAICKPLHYTTIVSNRVCYQLVFSSWVTGFLIIFPPMILGLKLEFCASNVIDHFICDSSPILQISCSDTHFLELMCFLLAIVTLMVTLMLVILSYGYIIKTILKFPSIQQRTKAFSTCSSHMIVVSISYGSCIFMYIKPSANDRVTLSKGVAVLNTSVAPLLNPFIYTLRNQQVKQAFKDMVQKLSFGQTNEKILKK comes from the coding sequence ATGAGAAACCATTCAATGCAGACAAAGTTCATTCTTTTGGGTCTGACAGATAACCCTGAGTTGCAAATTGTAGTTTTCCTCTTTCTATTTTTTACCTACATATTTAGCGTCACAGGAAACTTAACCATCATTATTCTTACTCTTCTGGATTCCCACCTTAAGACACCAATGTATTTCTTCCTAAGGAATTTTTCCCTTTTAGAAATCTCATTCACAACTGTTTGTATTCCAAGATTTCTGGTGAGCCTTGTAACAAAAGACAGGACTATTTCCTATATGAGTTGTATgactcagttattttttttcatctttttgggAGTAACTGAATTTTACCTTCTGGctgccatgtcctatgaccgctatgtggctaTATGTAAACCCCTGCATTATACCACCATCGTGAGCAACAGAGTTTGCTACCAACTTGTATTCAGCTCCTGGGTAACTGGATTCCTGATTATCTTTCCTCCAATGATCTTGGGACTCAAGTTGGAATTCTGTGCTTCCAATGTCATTGATCATTTTATTTGTGATTCATCTCCCATCCTGCAGATCTCTTGTTCTGATACACATTTCCTAGAGCTAATGTGTTTTCTCTTGGCTATTGTCACACTAATGGTCACACTGATGTTAGTGATTCTCTCTTATGGCTACATCATCAAAACAATTCTCAAATTCCCTTCTATTCAGCAAAGGACCAAAGCCTTTTCTACCTGTTCTTCCCACATGATTGTAGTTTCCATCTCTTATGGTAGCTGTATCTTCATGTACATAAAACCATCAGCAAATGATAGAGTGACTTTAAGCAAAGGAGTAGCTGTGCTCAATACCTCAGTTGCCCCCTTATTGAATCCTTTCATTTACACCTTAAGGAACCAGCAAGTGAAACAGGCATTTAAGGACATGGTCCAGAAACTTTCATTTGgtcaaacaaatgagaaaattctaaaaaaatga